A stretch of the Actinomyces faecalis genome encodes the following:
- a CDS encoding ABC transporter ATP-binding protein, translating into MTRSEQIRIIFPPKVRRKVVLAMVGTVFASLLDTTAVLAVAPLLQLLMGAAPADITGAALIGAVFGARPASEMIAMLGIVVISGFVIRDIFNIWFQWWNLGFVANEQARTSVLLMDGYMHSPYSDHVKRSTASYLNTLGPSVGQVYSYFMSGAISGASSLIVVLVIVGALVAVSPIPALLSIAYFGIVGITYNIVIKPRSIRAGKENLAASKEGYAAAFHALGAFREIKLRDASEFFLKEFERTQYKSARASRAGNFYGSMPKFLLEMLFIVGVGVLTYSVMRTSGAGAALASVSVFVAAGFRLLPVISSLLNSINLIRLGTPGLSSVADDLQKMQGIAHDVDRAGQPLAISKEISLENVTFSYGGSAPVIKNVSLSIPVGSTVAFVGGSGAGKSTLVDIILGLQVPSSGRVSVDGVDISEHMLAWRRNIAIVPQDVFLLTGSIAQNIVFDAAPEEAGEELLDKSVKLAQLDDVVRALPDGIETDIGERGARLSGGQRQRIGIARALYREPSVLVLDEATSALDNETEHRMTEMINALKGRLTVIVVAHRLSTIKDADLVVYMVDGEIRASGTFEDLQKMDPGFRRLVELGSLTTTS; encoded by the coding sequence GTGACCCGTTCAGAACAGATCCGAATCATCTTTCCACCGAAGGTTCGCAGGAAAGTCGTGCTCGCGATGGTCGGCACCGTGTTCGCTTCACTTCTTGACACGACAGCCGTCCTTGCAGTTGCACCGCTACTCCAGCTGCTTATGGGTGCCGCTCCTGCGGATATCACGGGGGCGGCTTTGATCGGGGCTGTATTCGGTGCGCGGCCAGCCTCCGAGATGATTGCGATGCTTGGAATCGTTGTCATCTCAGGATTTGTGATTCGGGATATATTCAATATATGGTTTCAATGGTGGAATCTCGGATTCGTGGCCAACGAGCAGGCTCGTACGTCTGTTCTGCTTATGGATGGTTACATGCATTCCCCCTACAGTGACCACGTCAAGCGGAGCACAGCTTCCTATTTGAATACACTCGGGCCGTCCGTAGGGCAGGTTTACTCTTATTTCATGTCGGGAGCGATCTCAGGAGCCAGCAGCCTCATCGTGGTGCTGGTGATCGTAGGAGCACTAGTCGCTGTCTCGCCAATACCGGCACTACTGTCCATCGCATATTTTGGAATAGTTGGAATTACGTATAACATCGTAATCAAACCGCGGTCTATCCGTGCGGGCAAAGAAAATCTCGCCGCATCTAAAGAGGGTTATGCCGCAGCATTCCATGCGCTCGGCGCATTCCGTGAGATTAAGCTGCGCGATGCGAGCGAATTTTTCCTCAAGGAATTTGAGCGCACTCAGTATAAAAGTGCTCGCGCGTCGCGAGCCGGTAACTTTTACGGGAGCATGCCGAAATTTCTTCTAGAAATGCTCTTTATCGTTGGGGTTGGAGTACTGACGTACTCTGTCATGCGAACATCTGGAGCGGGGGCTGCGCTCGCGTCAGTATCGGTATTCGTTGCCGCAGGGTTCCGTCTTCTTCCGGTGATCTCTTCCCTTCTTAATTCAATTAATCTCATTCGTCTGGGTACCCCGGGTTTGTCGAGCGTGGCTGACGACCTACAGAAGATGCAAGGTATTGCTCATGATGTCGATCGCGCCGGGCAACCGCTCGCTATTAGTAAGGAAATTAGTCTTGAAAATGTGACGTTTTCATACGGTGGCAGTGCTCCTGTAATCAAAAACGTCTCACTATCGATACCCGTAGGATCGACCGTGGCATTCGTGGGTGGATCTGGAGCGGGAAAATCAACGCTGGTTGATATTATTCTGGGACTGCAGGTACCCTCATCGGGTCGAGTCTCTGTTGATGGAGTAGACATATCTGAGCATATGCTCGCGTGGCGGCGAAACATCGCCATCGTCCCTCAGGACGTTTTCCTGCTAACGGGTTCCATCGCTCAAAATATTGTCTTTGACGCCGCTCCAGAGGAGGCAGGTGAAGAGCTGCTCGATAAGTCAGTCAAACTTGCGCAGCTAGATGATGTCGTACGCGCCTTACCTGATGGCATAGAGACCGATATCGGCGAAAGAGGAGCGAGGCTGTCGGGAGGACAGCGTCAACGGATCGGTATCGCACGCGCTCTTTATCGCGAGCCGAGCGTTCTGGTTCTTGACGAGGCTACTTCAGCGCTCGATAATGAGACCGAGCATCGTATGACAGAGATGATCAACGCATTGAAAGGTCGCTTGACGGTTATCGTGGTGGCTCATCGACTATCGACCATCAAGGATGCGGATCTCGTGGTCTATATGGTTGACGGAGAGATTAGAGCATCAGGTACATTTGAAGATCTTCAGAAGATGGATCCTGGATTTAGACGGCTTGTCGAGCTGGGATCTTTAACAACGACTTCATGA